The following are from one region of the Alicyclobacillus fastidiosus genome:
- a CDS encoding polysaccharide deacetylase family protein gives MKRLHNMRTALAALSVIGLFGSYSAFGSDARSATVSQQAQALHKLDQYGEEMSTKPVDARIDRVWHLVPGLEGWTLDTGASRIATKASSDGKLHLVWKPVRPAVSAASLQAEPIYRGPSTEKSVALMVNVSWGEEYVPALLKTFKKYGVHATFFLDGQWVKAHPDLARQIEREGHAIGSHGTGHPDFRRLSDGKLVGQLEETNATIERVTGKPVRIIAPPAGAYDERLVTLAKERGMYTILWTADTVDWRRPPAEQIVARAKRGLTPGCLLLMHPTKPTVQALPQILKLIETSGYHAKTVEDVVFERPAVKPPSVLSVMD, from the coding sequence GTGAAGCGTTTGCACAATATGCGTACCGCCTTGGCGGCGCTCAGTGTGATCGGGCTCTTTGGATCGTATTCTGCGTTTGGGTCGGATGCGCGGTCGGCCACGGTCAGTCAACAGGCGCAGGCTCTACATAAACTAGACCAATATGGCGAAGAAATGAGCACGAAACCGGTGGATGCGCGCATTGATCGGGTGTGGCACCTTGTTCCTGGACTCGAGGGGTGGACGTTGGATACGGGTGCGAGTCGGATTGCGACGAAGGCGTCTTCGGACGGGAAACTGCATTTGGTGTGGAAACCTGTGCGACCAGCCGTATCCGCAGCCTCACTGCAAGCTGAGCCGATTTACCGGGGACCGAGCACTGAGAAGTCCGTCGCGTTGATGGTCAACGTATCCTGGGGCGAGGAGTACGTGCCCGCTCTATTGAAGACGTTCAAGAAGTACGGTGTGCACGCCACGTTTTTTCTCGACGGACAGTGGGTAAAGGCACATCCGGACTTGGCTAGACAAATTGAGCGCGAGGGGCATGCCATCGGATCGCATGGTACGGGACATCCTGATTTCCGGCGGCTGTCAGACGGCAAGCTGGTCGGTCAACTGGAAGAGACGAACGCGACGATTGAACGCGTGACGGGCAAACCGGTTCGCATCATCGCGCCTCCAGCGGGTGCATATGATGAACGACTTGTAACCTTGGCGAAGGAGCGCGGTATGTACACCATTCTCTGGACGGCTGATACGGTGGACTGGCGTCGCCCGCCAGCCGAGCAAATCGTGGCGCGCGCGAAGCGGGGATTGACGCCAGGATGTCTACTGCTCATGCACCCAACGAAACCGACGGTGCAGGCTTTGCCGCAAATCTTGAAGCTGATTGAAACCAGTGGGTACCACGCCAAAACGGTCGAGGATGTCGTGTTTGAGCGGCCCGCCGTGAAGCCGCCTAGTGTCTTGAGTGTTATGGATTAA
- a CDS encoding pitrilysin family protein, protein MTYHRQLPNGIRVVGEEIPTLRSVSIGVWVKTGSRYETEQENGVSHFLEHMFFKGTDRYSAKELAQVFDELGGQVNAFTSKEYTCFYSRVLDEHFTVALDTLANMLLSSTFADDELEKEKRVVIEEIHMYEDTPDELVMDLLAEGTYRGHPLGYTILGTESNLQSFSSGDLRKYVSEQYNPHNIVIAVAGHVDEDTAVREVERLFGGMSGGAQANRSIQAPPFHRSMVTRHKDIEQVHLCLSTLGLPAGTAQMYPLILLNNILGGTQSSRLFQEIREDAGMAYSVFSFHTAYQDAGMFGIYAGTSPDHVESVVESIQRICKTFAEVPLSTSDLEKTKQQVKGAMMLGLESSGSRMSRIAKNELLLNREVPVEETLAGIEAVTVAQVKEMADRLFKDGFALSAVGPIADIDFAKLVPEATA, encoded by the coding sequence GTGACGTATCATAGACAACTGCCTAACGGGATTCGCGTCGTAGGCGAAGAAATTCCGACTCTGCGCTCGGTTAGCATCGGCGTGTGGGTGAAAACCGGATCTCGTTATGAGACAGAGCAAGAAAACGGGGTTAGTCACTTTTTGGAGCACATGTTCTTCAAGGGCACCGATCGCTATTCCGCCAAGGAATTGGCGCAAGTGTTCGACGAACTCGGTGGACAGGTCAACGCATTTACTTCCAAGGAGTACACGTGCTTCTACTCTCGCGTATTAGATGAGCACTTCACCGTCGCGCTGGACACGCTCGCGAACATGCTCCTTTCGTCTACATTTGCAGATGACGAATTGGAAAAGGAAAAGCGGGTCGTGATCGAAGAGATTCACATGTACGAAGATACGCCCGATGAGTTGGTCATGGACCTCTTGGCGGAGGGAACGTACCGCGGACACCCGCTTGGTTACACCATTCTCGGGACTGAATCCAATTTGCAGTCGTTCTCGTCGGGGGATTTGCGCAAGTATGTGAGTGAACAGTACAATCCGCACAATATTGTGATCGCCGTCGCTGGACACGTCGACGAAGACACTGCCGTGCGCGAGGTCGAGCGGCTGTTTGGCGGGATGTCGGGGGGGGCACAAGCGAACCGATCGATTCAAGCTCCTCCGTTTCACCGATCCATGGTGACGCGCCACAAGGACATCGAGCAGGTTCACCTGTGCCTATCGACGCTCGGACTTCCAGCTGGGACAGCACAGATGTATCCGCTTATCCTGCTGAATAACATCTTGGGCGGCACGCAGTCGTCGAGGCTGTTCCAGGAGATTCGCGAAGATGCGGGTATGGCGTACTCCGTGTTCTCTTTCCACACAGCCTATCAAGATGCGGGCATGTTCGGAATTTACGCAGGCACTTCGCCGGATCACGTCGAATCGGTCGTAGAGTCCATCCAGCGCATTTGCAAAACGTTTGCGGAGGTGCCACTGTCGACCAGTGACTTGGAGAAGACGAAGCAACAGGTGAAGGGTGCGATGATGCTCGGGCTCGAAAGTTCTGGCAGTCGGATGAGCCGCATCGCCAAAAATGAGTTGCTGCTGAATCGCGAGGTTCCTGTCGAGGAGACCTTGGCAGGTATCGAGGCCGTGACGGTCGCGCAAGTGAAGGAAATGGCCGATCGGCTGTTCAAAGACGGCTTCGCGTTATCCGCCGTCGGACCTATTGCGGACATCGACTTCGCCAAGTTGGTACCAGAGGCCACGGCATGA